Proteins from one Deltaproteobacteria bacterium genomic window:
- a CDS encoding HEAT repeat domain-containing protein produces the protein MATREDLERWQRSLRAAFPIVGGMRRRRAVAALAGRLDDPDVIPLLIEAAGSRDADVAARALTALRGLQAQPVIDTLCARWADNRDDRLGAIVAERGYVASQPLEVEVLTTLKCGARLAPERVEVVSPLIAALKDRDETIRSRARATLEGLPSGPARDALCDAAVKDPAGLAARLCIEKGMRPSDPERACMFLFVTRQLDAYFREDFEFQNLRLEYERADAAVRAHVMEVVRSGDRRCLGFIGTRKALTECSEAELKPAIESWLRHQDWPRLFRGFLELPLKFGLPVLEHLRKSGWQPEEPELLSLYRQTLADTDGQLAHAQKPRAKGGDSVFERWLAQERKGESAGANEATLLQRLQTATPVEGVAIVAALAAKAAPGGAAAQAVQASPHWLVRLAGHATGLCHAQADQNYWVNELTSASALECWPGRATPADLEALESAPPEAWLGMLGAARKVLRALMGYRITTGSFEQMMVEADESAGEFELAE, from the coding sequence ATGGCAACGCGTGAAGATCTCGAACGATGGCAGCGCTCACTGCGGGCCGCTTTTCCGATCGTCGGCGGCATGCGCCGGCGCCGGGCGGTGGCGGCTCTGGCCGGCCGACTCGACGACCCGGACGTTATCCCTCTGCTGATCGAGGCAGCGGGTAGTCGCGATGCCGACGTCGCCGCTCGTGCGCTCACAGCGCTGCGAGGCCTGCAAGCGCAGCCGGTCATCGACACGCTGTGCGCGCGGTGGGCGGACAACCGCGACGACCGGCTGGGGGCGATCGTTGCCGAGCGGGGCTACGTGGCGAGCCAGCCGCTGGAAGTCGAAGTACTGACCACTTTGAAGTGCGGGGCTCGGTTGGCGCCGGAACGGGTCGAGGTGGTGTCGCCCCTCATCGCCGCATTGAAAGATCGCGACGAAACCATCCGCTCGCGCGCCCGCGCCACGCTCGAAGGTTTGCCATCCGGGCCGGCGCGCGACGCGCTGTGCGACGCGGCGGTGAAGGACCCGGCGGGGTTGGCCGCCCGGCTATGCATCGAGAAGGGCATGCGGCCTTCCGATCCGGAGCGTGCCTGCATGTTCCTGTTTGTCACCCGCCAGCTCGACGCGTATTTTCGCGAGGACTTCGAATTTCAGAACCTCCGCCTGGAGTACGAGCGCGCCGACGCGGCTGTCCGCGCCCACGTGATGGAGGTGGTCCGTTCCGGCGATCGGCGGTGCCTCGGGTTCATCGGCACGCGCAAGGCGCTCACCGAGTGCTCGGAGGCGGAGCTCAAGCCGGCGATCGAGTCGTGGCTGCGCCATCAGGATTGGCCCCGCCTCTTTCGTGGGTTCCTCGAGTTGCCGCTGAAGTTCGGCCTGCCGGTGCTGGAACATCTGCGCAAGTCGGGCTGGCAGCCGGAGGAGCCCGAGCTGCTGAGCCTGTACCGTCAGACTCTGGCGGACACCGACGGTCAGCTCGCGCATGCGCAGAAGCCGCGGGCGAAGGGCGGAGATTCGGTCTTCGAGCGCTGGCTGGCGCAGGAACGCAAGGGCGAGTCGGCCGGCGCGAACGAGGCGACCCTGTTGCAGCGCCTGCAAACGGCAACGCCGGTCGAGGGGGTAGCTATCGTGGCCGCGCTGGCGGCCAAAGCCGCACCGGGCGGTGCGGCGGCGCAGGCCGTCCAGGCCAGCCCGCACTGGCTTGTTCGTCTCGCCGGCCACGCCACCGGCCTCTGCCACGCACAGGCAGACCAGAACTATTGGGTCAACGAGCTGACGTCCGCCAGTGCGCTGGAGTGCTGGCCGGGCCGGGCGACGCCGGCGGATTTGGAAGCCCTCGAATCGGCACCGCCCGAAGCGTGGCTCGGCATGCTCGGCGCCGCCCGCAAGGTCCTGCGCGCCCTGATGGGCTACCGCATCACCACCGGCAGCTTCGAGCAGATGATGGTCGAAGCGGACGAGTCGGCGGGCGAGTTCGAGCTGGCGGAGTAA
- a CDS encoding group II intron reverse transcriptase domain-containing protein, with the protein MKRHGDLFDSITSFDNLLAAARAAYRGKRLRAAPATFHYDLERNLLRLQDELRLGHYEPGPYRAFRITDPKPRLISAAPYRDRVVHHAVCRVIEPLFDRTFIYDSYANRLGKGTHRALDRATAFCRQAPYVLKCDVEKFFPSIDHAVLLDRLARKLKCPRTLDLLGRIVANSNPQESVVRYFPGDALFTPHQRRHGIPIGNLTSQFFANVMLDPLDHFVKENLRCPRYLRFADDFLVFGRNRGELRAVLERLRGLLAPLRLALHPRKCVVLPVSAGVPFLGWRLFPDHRRLRRSTGVRFQRRLRQLSRAYAGGAISLGDVRAPLASWIGHLRHGDTWGLRRRLLGDTLFRVRAGGPYHQDSCSHGGGSGTVV; encoded by the coding sequence ATGAAACGCCACGGTGACCTGTTCGACAGTATCACCTCCTTCGACAACCTGCTCGCCGCAGCGCGGGCAGCGTATCGCGGCAAGCGCTTGCGGGCGGCGCCGGCCACGTTCCACTACGACCTGGAGCGTAACCTGCTTCGCCTGCAAGACGAATTGCGCTTGGGCCACTATGAGCCGGGACCCTATCGCGCCTTCCGCATCACCGACCCGAAGCCGCGGCTCATTTCCGCCGCCCCGTACCGCGACCGCGTGGTCCATCACGCCGTCTGCCGGGTGATCGAGCCGCTCTTCGATCGTACCTTCATTTACGACAGCTACGCCAACCGCCTGGGCAAGGGGACACACCGAGCACTCGACCGCGCCACCGCGTTCTGCCGCCAGGCGCCGTACGTGCTGAAGTGTGACGTCGAAAAGTTCTTCCCGTCCATCGACCACGCCGTGCTGCTCGACCGCCTCGCGCGCAAGCTCAAGTGCCCTCGCACGCTCGACCTGCTCGGTCGCATCGTCGCCAACAGTAACCCGCAGGAGTCCGTGGTCCGCTACTTCCCGGGTGACGCGCTCTTCACGCCGCACCAACGCCGGCACGGGATTCCCATCGGCAACCTGACGAGCCAGTTCTTCGCCAACGTGATGCTCGACCCGCTCGATCACTTCGTGAAGGAAAATCTGCGCTGCCCACGTTACCTGCGCTTCGCCGATGATTTCCTCGTCTTCGGCCGCAACAGGGGAGAACTGCGCGCGGTGCTGGAGCGGCTGCGTGGCTTGCTCGCGCCACTGCGCCTGGCATTGCATCCGCGGAAGTGCGTGGTGTTGCCGGTATCGGCCGGGGTGCCCTTCCTGGGCTGGAGGCTGTTCCCCGATCACCGCCGCCTGCGCCGCTCGACGGGGGTCCGCTTCCAGCGGCGGTTGCGGCAGCTCAGCCGGGCCTACGCCGGCGGAGCCATTTCCCTCGGCGACGTGCGGGCACCGCTGGCGAGCTGGATCGGACACTTGCGGCACGGCGACACCTGGGGCCTGCGGCGCCGGCTGTTGGGCGACACGCTCTTCCGGGTACGGGCCGGAGGCCCATACCACCAGGACTCCTGCTCTCACGGCGGAGGATCAGGAACGGTGGTATAG